In Bacteroidota bacterium, the genomic window GAAAAACCGGGGGGGTATTGGGAAGACCAGGGTTATGATTGGTTTGCAGGGATATAAATGAGACGGAATCTATTATTTATTACTCTGGCGGGATCATTGTCGATCGCGATCGGCTGCTCCAGCCATCTTAAGCCGCACGAAGTTCTCGTCATTAAAAAAACGAACACATATCACCGCGAAGGATGTCCCCCCACGAAGATGGCTAAGACGGTGGTCATGACGGCCGCTGAAGCGAAAGCGGAAAATTACAAACCGTGTGCAGGATGCAAACCGGACAGCGAATAAGGTATGACAGAGAATAAAAAGGAATTCCACCATCCGCTGACTATTCGTTTGACGCACTGGATCAATTTCGTCGCTCTCGGCATAATGGTGATGAGCGGACTGCAGATATACAACGCGTCGCCGATCCTCGGTTTTGAGTTTCCCGAATTCCTGACCCTGGGAGGATGGCTTGCCGGGGCGCGGATGTGGCATTTCTTTGCGATGTGGATCCTCTTTGTGAACGGCCTCGTGTGGGTCGTCTATAATATTGTGACAAGGCATGGGAGACGGACCACGATCTTCAGAAAAGAGGATCTCCCCGGCGTCGTGCCGATGATTCAATACTATTTGCGGATCCGGAAAGAGCATCCTCCTGTCAAAAAGTACAATGCGCTTCAAAAGCTCGCCTATACTTCGGTCGCATTTCTTGGGATGGGATCTCTTGTCACTGGAATG contains:
- a CDS encoding cytochrome b/b6 domain-containing protein, encoding MTENKKEFHHPLTIRLTHWINFVALGIMVMSGLQIYNASPILGFEFPEFLTLGGWLAGARMWHFFAMWILFVNGLVWVVYNIVTRHGRRTTIFRKEDLPGVVPMIQYYLRIRKEHPPVKKYNALQKLAYTSVAFLGMGSLVTGMSIYWPVQFSQCTSFFGGYDAARGWHFFFTMSFVFFFFGISLW